The following are from one region of the Etheostoma spectabile isolate EspeVRDwgs_2016 chromosome 17, UIUC_Espe_1.0, whole genome shotgun sequence genome:
- the cfl1l gene encoding non-muscle cofilin 1-like — protein sequence MTSGVKVADEVKDIYNLMKVVKTDADEKERIRLVILKIDGDIQVEKLYRAKDLDGIDDFFKFVMSLLPENECRYYLYDCHFVNQESKKEELVFMTWCPDNAQIKARMTYSSSKSALSKVFVGIKHDMQLNDPGENNRECFAEKLEKGGKKVLSLEGCSLRG from the exons ATG ACGTCTGGAGTCAAAGTCGCTGACGAAGTGAAGGACATCTACAATCTTATGAAAGTAGTGAAAACTGATGCTGACGAGAAGGAACGTATAAGACTTGTGATCTTAAAAATCGATGGCGACATTCAAGTGGAGAAACTTTACCGGGCGAAAGATCTGGACGGCATTGACGATTTCTTCAAGTTCGTCATGAGCCTGCTGCCTGAAAACGAGTGCCGCTACTATCTGTATGACTGCCACTTTGTAAACCAGGAAtcaaaaaaagaggaactggTCTTTATGACGTG GTGTCCTGACAACGCACAAATCAAAGCTAGAATGACATACTCTAGCTCAAAATCGGCTCTTTCCAAAGTCTTCGTAG GTATCAAGCATGACATGCAGCTTAATGACCCTGGAGAAAACAACAGGGAGTGTTTTGCTGAAAAACTTGAAAAAGGTGGGAAAAAAGTCCTATCACTTGAGGGCTGCTCTCTGAGGGGttga